The genomic stretch CACTCAGGCTCCCGCAATCTGCGTTAAAACAGGGTAAGCGTTCGATGTAAGCTTCTCAACGGGTGTTGTTTAATGCACCCCCCACGGTTGAGAATGTATCAGGGCAATTTGGGAGGATACGATGGTGAGTCACGGATTTGATTACGACCTCATTATTATTGGTGCTGGCGTTGGTGGTCATGGAGCCGCTATCCATGCCGTAAGCTGCGGTTTGAAGACGGCAATTGTTGAAATGGCTGAAATGGGGGGAACCTGCGTTAACCGGGGCTGTATTCCCTCGAAGGCGCTGCTTGCTGCATCGGGTCGCGTTCGGGAGTTACGCGACGAGCACCATTTGAAGACGTTGGGCATCCAAATCGCCAATGTTTCTTTTGAGCGTCAGGCGATCGCCGATCATGCCGCTAACATTGTCGGCAAAATCCGTGGGGATATGACCAATAGCCTCAAGCGTTTGGGTGTCGATACCATCCAAGGCCGGGGAAAGTTGGCAGGCTCCCACAAGGTTTCCGTTGAAACGGCAGCGGGAGAGATTAATGTAACCGCTCAAGACATCATCCTTTCCCCCGGTTCTGTTCCCTTCGTGCCACCCGGGATTGAGATTGACGGCAAAACAGTTTTCACCAGCGACGACGCTTTGAAACTAGAGTGGCTGCCCTCCTGGATTGCCATCATTGGGAGCGGCTACATCGGTCTAGAGTTTGCCGATATTTATTCGGCCTTGGGCTGTGAGATCACCTTGATCGAAGCCCTGGATCAACTGATGCCAGGATTCGATCCCGACATTGCGAAGCAGGCCAAGCGAGTCTTGATCGATCCACGAGACATCGAAACGCGGGTCAGCGTCCTTGCTACCAAGGTCATCCCCGGCTCTCCGGTTGTGATTGAACTCAGCGATGCCAAAACGAAGGAAGTCGTAGAAGTTCTAGAAGTGGATGCCTGTCTTGTCGCCACTGGACGAATTCCGGCGACGAAGAATCTTGGTCTGGAGTCTGTGGGCGTTGAAACCGATCGACGGGGCTTTATTCAGGTGGATGACTCTATGGCCGTTGTCCTGGATGGGGAGCCGATTCCCCATCTGTGGGCCATTGGCGATGCCACGGGCAAGATGATGCTGGCGCACGCCGCCTCTGCCCAAGGGATCGCGGTTGTAGAAACCATTTGTGGGCGCGATCGCACCGTGAACTATCGCAGCATTCCTGCCGCCGCCTTTACCCATCCAGAGGTCAGTTTTGTAG from Synechococcales cyanobacterium T60_A2020_003 encodes the following:
- the lpdA gene encoding dihydrolipoyl dehydrogenase, which translates into the protein MSHGFDYDLIIIGAGVGGHGAAIHAVSCGLKTAIVEMAEMGGTCVNRGCIPSKALLAASGRVRELRDEHHLKTLGIQIANVSFERQAIADHAANIVGKIRGDMTNSLKRLGVDTIQGRGKLAGSHKVSVETAAGEINVTAQDIILSPGSVPFVPPGIEIDGKTVFTSDDALKLEWLPSWIAIIGSGYIGLEFADIYSALGCEITLIEALDQLMPGFDPDIAKQAKRVLIDPRDIETRVSVLATKVIPGSPVVIELSDAKTKEVVEVLEVDACLVATGRIPATKNLGLESVGVETDRRGFIQVDDSMAVVLDGEPIPHLWAIGDATGKMMLAHAASAQGIAVVETICGRDRTVNYRSIPAAAFTHPEVSFVGLTEPAAKELADAEGFEIASVRSYFKGNSKAIAEGETEGIAKVIYRKDTGEILGAHIIGLHASDLIQEAANAIAEQRSIHDLAFLVHTHPTLSEVLDEAYKRALSTTH